In the Arcobacter sp. F155 genome, one interval contains:
- a CDS encoding FliM/FliN family flagellar motor switch protein gives MASDLSSFLKDELANTLEQLLSKSTTVDSVAALDVSSLDDSQCIEVSVKFEFSTISSNWKFYIPSITATKFEYFMLGGMGDLKEHIDDEIADAVNEIISNVCGSLCTSVNAQGFPDVSSIKSEVLDFSIKVCGDIEDNDRVYTLDLALDGEKLPIYLSLDEIILPYLASITGYDSSSASEVASSSQSAISAPTASVSQPSMGPSVSSISSLLSEESAENLQLLFNIKLKLSVRLGTKNFLLKDILRWDIGEIIELEQMVNEPLDILVNGVKIGEGEAVIVEGKFGLKIKNIGDSSTKLSQIGI, from the coding sequence TTGGCATCTGATTTATCAAGTTTTTTAAAAGATGAGTTAGCTAATACTTTAGAGCAGTTATTATCAAAAAGTACAACAGTTGATTCTGTAGCAGCACTAGATGTTAGTAGCTTAGATGATTCACAATGTATTGAAGTATCAGTTAAATTTGAGTTTTCAACTATTAGTTCAAATTGGAAGTTTTATATACCTTCAATTACTGCAACTAAGTTTGAGTATTTTATGCTTGGTGGAATGGGTGACTTAAAAGAGCATATTGATGATGAAATTGCTGATGCAGTAAATGAAATAATCTCAAATGTATGTGGTAGTTTATGTACATCAGTAAATGCACAAGGTTTCCCTGATGTAAGCTCAATAAAATCAGAAGTTTTAGACTTTTCAATTAAGGTATGTGGTGATATCGAAGATAACGATAGAGTATATACTTTAGACTTAGCTTTAGATGGTGAAAAACTACCAATTTATTTATCTCTTGATGAAATAATATTACCTTATTTAGCTTCAATAACAGGATATGATAGCTCTTCTGCTTCTGAAGTAGCATCAAGTTCACAAAGTGCTATTTCAGCTCCTACTGCTAGTGTTTCTCAACCTAGTATGGGACCAAGTGTAAGTTCTATTAGCTCACTATTATCAGAAGAATCAGCTGAAAACTTACAACTTCTTTTTAATATCAAATTAAAATTAAGTGTTAGACTGGGGACTAAAAACTTTTTATTAAAAGATATTCTAAGATGGGATATAGGTGAAATCATTGAGTTAGAACAAATGGTAAACGAACCTTTAGATATTTTAGTTAATGGGGTAAAAATAGGAGAAGGCGAAGCTGTTATCGTAGAAGGAAAGTTTGGTCTAAAAATTAAAAATATTGGCGACAGTTCGACAAAACTAAGTCAAATAGGAATATAA
- the flhF gene encoding flagellar biosynthesis protein FlhF, whose amino-acid sequence MNMLSFLGETPTLALKNAQAECGEEAIVISTKKISSAKDGNKDMYEVIVALEDDDKEIKHTKKITTPVTHSSYIDDKKDKRFEAKVYDFKEEILKMQDAIMQVQKSLWNPKSQLYDLTIPLEFVDMYNLFEQNEFDQEMTYTIMKKTIKQLPVALKNNPKKVNDFFKLVLRRIIPIKQEIPLRKHQRKIVMMVGPTGVGKTTTIAKLAARYAYKLGQNYKVGIVTLDSFRVGAIEQLQAYTDIMRLPLEVVKKPEDLVEALLRLKDCNYIFIDTAGSSQYDVDKIEMINEYQEKVHELPIEKVLVLPANVKHSDLVDIYTNYSRLNIDYLTFTKLDETRSFGNLISFAHKTKKSITYFSIGQNVPDDLIVSDSSYLIDCFMNNACVRR is encoded by the coding sequence ATGAATATGCTTTCATTCTTAGGAGAAACTCCTACTCTTGCACTTAAAAATGCTCAGGCTGAATGTGGTGAAGAAGCAATTGTAATCTCTACAAAAAAAATTTCTAGTGCTAAAGATGGAAATAAAGATATGTATGAGGTTATTGTTGCTTTAGAAGATGACGATAAAGAGATTAAACATACTAAAAAAATAACAACACCTGTCACACATTCCTCATATATTGACGATAAAAAAGATAAAAGATTTGAAGCCAAAGTATATGATTTTAAAGAAGAGATTCTTAAAATGCAAGATGCAATTATGCAAGTACAAAAATCTCTTTGGAACCCTAAAAGTCAACTTTATGATTTAACAATACCTTTAGAATTTGTAGATATGTATAATCTTTTTGAGCAAAATGAGTTTGACCAAGAGATGACATATACTATTATGAAAAAAACTATTAAACAACTTCCTGTTGCTTTAAAAAATAATCCTAAAAAAGTAAATGATTTCTTTAAACTAGTTCTCAGACGAATTATTCCCATAAAACAAGAAATCCCATTAAGAAAACATCAAAGAAAAATTGTAATGATGGTTGGACCAACAGGAGTTGGAAAAACAACAACAATTGCTAAATTAGCTGCAAGATATGCTTATAAACTCGGACAAAACTATAAGGTGGGTATTGTTACTTTAGACTCATTTAGAGTTGGAGCAATAGAACAATTACAAGCATACACAGATATTATGAGACTTCCTTTAGAAGTAGTTAAAAAGCCTGAGGATTTAGTGGAAGCACTACTTAGACTTAAAGATTGTAACTATATTTTTATTGATACAGCAGGGTCTAGTCAATATGATGTTGATAAAATTGAAATGATAAATGAATATCAAGAAAAGGTACATGAACTACCTATTGAAAAGGTACTTGTTCTTCCTGCAAACGTAAAGCATAGTGATTTAGTAGATATTTATACCAACTATTCAAGATTAAATATTGATTACTTAACTTTCACAAAATTAGATGAGACAAGAAGTTTTGGAAATTTAATCTCTTTTGCTCATAAAACAAAAAAATCTATTACTTACTTCTCTATAGGACAAAATGTACCTGATGATTTAATAGTATCTGATTCTTCTTATTTAATAGATTGTTTTATGAATAATGCTTGTGTAAGGAGATAG
- a CDS encoding AAA family ATPase, with amino-acid sequence MFNSISAQASKLVNLTKSSSVVSKTKLLTITSGKGGVGKSTFTANMAYLLARRGFKVAVIDADIGLANMQVLFDIKPRYSLFDYIEGRNTIEEVISQTSYENISLIAGKSGYQYSSLKASFVLTRIVEDVKSLNRFDYIIIDTGAGLNEYVQEFLSISDNILALTTTDPSALTDVYALIKMLSKDKEKLLICFNHTKNYNIGETISKSLVNLAKKNRLNSKFMVKYIGNVSTSANISTTSRLRKLFVQEFTNDEITLQLQKIIDILLKEIR; translated from the coding sequence TTGTTTAATTCAATCTCTGCACAAGCAAGTAAGCTTGTAAACTTAACAAAAAGCTCATCTGTTGTATCTAAAACTAAGCTACTTACAATAACTTCAGGAAAAGGTGGTGTTGGAAAATCAACATTTACTGCAAACATGGCATATTTACTTGCAAGAAGAGGTTTTAAAGTAGCTGTTATTGATGCAGATATTGGCTTAGCAAATATGCAAGTTTTATTTGATATTAAACCACGATATTCATTATTTGATTATATTGAAGGAAGAAATACTATTGAAGAAGTTATATCTCAAACTTCATATGAAAACATCTCTTTAATTGCAGGAAAAAGTGGTTATCAATACTCAAGTTTAAAAGCTTCTTTTGTATTAACAAGAATAGTAGAAGATGTTAAATCTTTAAATAGATTTGATTATATAATTATTGATACCGGAGCTGGATTAAATGAATATGTACAAGAGTTTTTATCAATTTCTGACAATATTTTAGCCCTAACTACAACGGACCCTTCCGCCTTAACTGATGTATATGCATTGATAAAAATGTTATCAAAAGATAAAGAAAAATTATTGATTTGTTTTAATCATACAAAAAATTATAATATTGGCGAGACAATTTCTAAATCTTTAGTAAATTTAGCTAAAAAAAATAGGTTAAATTCAAAATTTATGGTAAAATATATAGGTAATGTGTCGACATCTGCAAATATTTCAACAACATCAAGACTAAGAAAGTTATTCGTTCAAGAATTCACAAACGATGAAATAACTTTACAATTACAAAAAATAATCGACATTTTACTAAAAGAAATTAGGTAA
- a CDS encoding motility protein A, with protein sequence MDKSTAGGLAGGWALVSLAIMLGGVGFGPYIDVPSVIIVIGGTLAVTAGQFEPADLKRIIPAMKVAFNEVKVEPLPELIEKITFYATEIKKHGVMHIEQKVLEEQNPFFKEAFQLLVDGTKAETLTPLLETKLEYMEKRHSTMHKMFANIGGTAGSMGMIGTLVGLVAMLANLSDPASVGPAMAVALLTTMYGALIGTLFAGLMESKLSQKHAKEVEACEVIILGTTMIAAEESIGNIKMQLNAILVDDEEE encoded by the coding sequence ATGGATAAAAGTACTGCAGGTGGATTGGCTGGTGGTTGGGCCTTAGTTTCTCTAGCCATTATGTTAGGTGGTGTTGGTTTTGGACCTTATATTGATGTTCCTTCTGTAATAATTGTTATTGGAGGAACATTAGCTGTAACAGCAGGGCAGTTTGAACCAGCTGATTTAAAAAGAATAATTCCAGCTATGAAAGTAGCTTTTAATGAGGTTAAAGTAGAACCTTTACCTGAATTAATTGAAAAAATCACTTTCTATGCTACTGAGATTAAGAAACATGGTGTAATGCATATTGAACAAAAGGTTTTAGAAGAACAAAATCCTTTCTTTAAAGAAGCTTTTCAGTTATTAGTTGATGGAACAAAAGCAGAAACTCTAACTCCTTTATTAGAAACAAAATTAGAGTATATGGAAAAAAGACATAGTACAATGCATAAAATGTTTGCAAATATTGGTGGAACAGCTGGTTCTATGGGGATGATTGGAACACTAGTTGGATTAGTTGCAATGCTTGCAAACCTTTCAGATCCAGCATCAGTTGGTCCAGCAATGGCAGTTGCTTTACTTACTACGATGTATGGTGCATTAATTGGTACTCTTTTTGCAGGTTTAATGGAGAGTAAACTATCTCAAAAACATGCAAAAGAAGTAGAAGCATGTGAAGTAATTATCTTAGGTACAACTATGATTGCAGCTGAAGAATCAATAGGTAATATCAAAATGCAACTAAATGCAATTTTAGTTGATGATGAGGAAGAGTAA
- a CDS encoding rod-binding protein: MDINTNYLDINTIKKSPADNYKNLDSSKLEDDSLRKVSNDFEAFFMKQLLDISLKDSTFAGQGSGSDIIKGMYTDTISRQSAGTLGISDMLYNFLSERKK; encoded by the coding sequence ATGGATATTAATACTAATTATCTTGATATAAATACAATAAAAAAGAGTCCAGCAGATAATTATAAAAATCTTGACTCATCAAAACTTGAAGATGATAGTTTAAGAAAAGTAAGTAATGATTTTGAAGCTTTTTTTATGAAGCAACTATTAGATATTTCATTAAAAGATAGTACATTTGCAGGGCAAGGTAGTGGTTCAGATATTATAAAAGGTATGTACACAGATACTATTTCTAGGCAATCAGCTGGTACTTTAGGAATCAGTGATATGTTATATAATTTTTTAAGTGAAAGAAAAAAGTAA
- a CDS encoding flagellin, which yields MELGRIAEIDNAQVNHSDKIKSVQEVDEKHKSIQDDQYKKVQGSLHETEKNEVILDNIKFGYNKQSQDFFVKVTRGDIEYKYPTEDMMRIKAHMLESINEQEK from the coding sequence ATGGAACTAGGAAGAATTGCTGAAATTGATAATGCACAAGTTAATCATTCAGATAAAATTAAATCTGTTCAAGAAGTTGATGAAAAGCATAAGTCTATTCAGGATGACCAGTACAAAAAAGTACAAGGCTCATTACACGAGACAGAAAAAAATGAAGTTATACTAGATAACATAAAGTTTGGATATAACAAACAATCTCAGGACTTTTTTGTAAAAGTTACAAGAGGTGATATTGAGTATAAATATCCTACTGAAGATATGATGAGAATAAAAGCTCACATGCTTGAGTCTATAAATGAACAAGAAAAATAA
- the flgC gene encoding flagellar basal body rod protein FlgC: protein MGFFDGYDIAVSGMSAQRTRVNITSANIANAKTTHTEDGGPYKRQSVAFHEVLLKQNEKASNDIKTDFNKDDSDKNQLALRGVGVKSIVEDDSDPVMRYEPSHPDANDEGYVAYPNINPVIEMINLLEARRSYEANVTAFTTHKNIDVKTLDILKA from the coding sequence ATGGGTTTTTTTGATGGATATGATATTGCTGTTTCTGGTATGAGTGCTCAAAGAACAAGAGTAAATATTACTAGTGCAAATATTGCAAATGCAAAAACTACACACACAGAAGATGGTGGACCATATAAAAGACAAAGTGTTGCTTTTCATGAGGTTTTATTAAAACAAAACGAGAAAGCATCAAATGATATTAAAACAGACTTTAATAAAGACGATAGTGATAAAAATCAATTAGCTTTAAGAGGAGTGGGAGTAAAATCAATAGTAGAAGATGATTCTGATCCTGTAATGAGATATGAACCATCACATCCAGATGCAAATGATGAGGGTTATGTTGCTTATCCAAATATTAATCCTGTTATTGAAATGATTAATTTACTGGAAGCTAGACGTTCTTATGAGGCAAATGTTACAGCATTTACAACACATAAGAATATTGATGTGAAAACATTAGATATATTAAAAGCATAG
- a CDS encoding flagellar motor protein MotB, translating to MADKKCPECPKCLPGWLVQFGDLMSLLLTFFILLLSMAVMDKKKVEEYFDIMKKAMGFIDASTDVQTQSEKHSTESSNSSDDDTDSNDESMEESMQEVAELVNQMNDISTVETEQIQLEKGQNEFTLDIPSTIMFEEGEYAITNPNSKRFIAKVARVIRTMPQAFNIEIIGHTATNGFQDEKIPRDNWDLSALRSISVVKELIKNRIDPSALKVSAYSSYHPKSELASDNRRVEMKFFADNTNDDILSEESFFDRLE from the coding sequence ATGGCAGATAAAAAGTGTCCTGAATGTCCTAAATGTTTACCAGGTTGGCTAGTACAATTTGGTGACTTAATGTCATTACTTTTAACTTTTTTTATTTTACTTTTATCTATGGCAGTAATGGATAAGAAAAAAGTAGAAGAGTATTTTGATATTATGAAAAAAGCAATGGGATTCATTGATGCTTCAACAGATGTTCAAACTCAGTCAGAAAAACATTCTACTGAATCAAGTAACTCTTCAGATGATGATACAGACTCAAATGATGAGTCTATGGAAGAGAGTATGCAAGAGGTTGCAGAATTAGTAAATCAAATGAATGACATAAGTACAGTTGAAACAGAGCAAATTCAATTGGAAAAAGGACAAAATGAGTTTACTTTAGACATACCTTCTACTATAATGTTTGAAGAGGGCGAATATGCAATTACTAATCCAAATTCAAAGAGATTTATAGCAAAAGTTGCTAGAGTAATAAGAACAATGCCTCAAGCATTTAATATTGAGATTATAGGGCATACAGCAACAAATGGTTTTCAAGATGAGAAGATACCTAGAGATAACTGGGATTTATCAGCATTAAGATCAATATCAGTGGTAAAAGAACTTATAAAAAATAGAATTGACCCTAGTGCTTTAAAAGTATCAGCATACTCATCTTATCATCCTAAAAGTGAGTTAGCTTCTGATAATAGAAGAGTTGAAATGAAGTTTTTTGCAGATAATACAAATGATGATATTTTATCTGAAGAGAGCTTCTTTGATAGATTGGAGTAA
- the fliE gene encoding flagellar hook-basal body complex protein FliE, which produces MNINSITDSIGSIASKQNNQVNQAAQSDLSFKDMLKDAVNEVNDTQVQGYNAMEGIATGKVKNLQEAVQKIEEAELSLKLGLEVKNKAINAYREIMKMPV; this is translated from the coding sequence ATGAATATTAATTCTATTACGGATTCAATTGGATCAATTGCTTCAAAACAAAATAATCAAGTAAATCAAGCTGCACAATCTGATTTAAGTTTTAAAGATATGCTAAAAGATGCAGTAAATGAAGTAAATGATACGCAAGTTCAAGGATATAATGCCATGGAAGGTATTGCTACAGGAAAGGTTAAAAATCTTCAAGAAGCTGTACAAAAGATTGAAGAGGCTGAGCTTTCTTTAAAACTTGGTTTAGAAGTGAAGAATAAAGCGATTAATGCTTATAGAGAAATAATGAAGATGCCAGTTTAG